In Miscanthus floridulus cultivar M001 chromosome 19, ASM1932011v1, whole genome shotgun sequence, the DNA window AGGCGTGGCAGGTGATGATGAAACGTCTGGGGCTCGAGGTGGAGACTGAGATACCTGATGAAGCCTCATTCGAGGAATTCCAGACCGCCTTCACCCTCCCCCTTTCAACGTCGATGCGGGAAGCCATGCAGGTCCTCTTCCTGGGTAGGAACCAGCGGGCCTAGACGTTCGCTTTTGTCTAGCCGATGTGGTCACAAAACACCTTTCCTATGTAATCTTTTCTAAGTGAATCTAGTAGCTAGGTGGTAAGGTGTGCGTTGTATCACGAAGGTTCCTCGCTTGCGTGGCCATGCACGGATGTATTGTTAACTTTTTCCTTTTAATGAAAAATGGGTGAATGGCCCGGTCGTGAAAAAAGCACTTCTATCGACCAGATTTGTCAGCATTTTAGGTGGCTTGTCAACCCTAGGGGACCCCGCTGTGCATGTTTTCCCTGGAGGCATTTGTGGATTTTTTAGGCAAAGAACGAGCGTCTAATCGGCTTCATCAATCTGTTAGTTTGCCTCGTCATTGGGATCTCCTTCTGCCTCCTATCTACACCATGTGTGGCTTCGGATGATCTAGTCCCTACCAACGTGTAACCCGAATTGACGTCAACGCCATCGTTGCGGTTGCGGTGTACCTTTAGTTGTGGGTTTCTCCTTTAAAATAACTATGCAGTTATTTTCACTAGTTGTGCTGGAATTCACATTGGGCTTgggctaaccctagaagggtagtaatgtatattagtcatacatgggcctcatgggcctaatacactcatactctcatactccaacaccccccccccccccgcagtcTGAACTACCATCGCAGCGGAGTTACAGACTGGACATGAAAAGAAGCACACACACGAGCCCCCCCACAGACGCAACTAGCCACCAATGATGTTGAGGCTAGAGCGAAACTCAGTGAAGGTCGATGACGGGaggcccttggtgaagatgtcggcaaaCTGGAAGGTGGTCGGGACGTGTAGGACCCGAACATCGCCGATGGCAACCCGATCACGGACAAAGTGTAGGTCGATCTCCACATGCTTGGTCCGTTGGTGCTGCacggggttggtggagaggtacaccgcactgacgttgtcgcagtagacCAGCGTGCTCTGGGAGAGAGGGCTGTGGAGCTCGGCAAGGAGCTATCGGAGCCAGGAGGCCTCAGCCATGCCGTTAGCGACAGCTCGGTACTCCGCCTCGGCACTGGATCGGGAGACCACCGGCTGGCGCTTGGACGACCAGGACACCAGGTTGCCGCCTAGAAAGACAGCGTAGCCGGAGGTAGAGCGCCGAGTGTCCGGACACCCGGCCCAGTCGGCGTCAGTGTAGACGACGAGCTCGGTGGAGGAAGACCGCTGAAGGAGTAAGCCATAGTCGACAGTGCCGTGGAGGTAACGGAGGAGGCGCTTGAGCGCAGTGAGGTGAGGCTCTcggggatcatgcatgtgaaGGCATATCTGCTGCACTGCATAGGTGATGTCTGGCCtggtgaaggtgaggtactgaaGGGCACCTGCAAGACTCTGGTAAGTAGTGGGGTCTGCCACGGTGGTGCCCACAGCCTCTGACAGCTTGCCCTGTGTGTCAACTGGAGTAGAGCAAGGCTTGCAGTTAGTCATCCCAGCACGCTCCAGGATACCAAGAGTGTACTGCCGctggtgaaggagaaggccggTGGGGCGAGGCTCAACAGTGACCccgaggaagtggtggagcacaccaagatccttcatagcaaactcctgctgaagAGAGGCGATGACACGGCTGAGTAAGGACGGGCTGGAGGCTGTGAGGACAATATCATCAACGTAGAGCAGCAGATAGGCAGTCTCAGCTCCATGGTGATAGATAAATAGGGACATATCCGACTTGGCCTCCACAAACCCCAGTGTCAGCAGGAAAGCAGCAAACCGAGAGTACCACGCCCGGGGGGCCTGCTTGAGGCCGTAGAGAGACTTGTTGAGCCGGCAGACCATGTCCGGACGAGAAGAGTCAACAAACCCGCTGGCTGGCTGTAGTAGACTGTCTCGGTGAGAGTCCCGTGGAGAAAAGCATTCTTGACGTCCAGCTGATGCACAGGCCAAGAGCGACTGAGAGCCAGGGAGAGCACTGTGCGTACGGTGGCCGGCTTCACCACGGGGCTAAAAGTCTCATCATAATCGACTCCAGGGCGCTGAGTGAAACCCCGAagaacccagcgagccttgtacctctcaagggTACCATCAGCCCGCCGCTTGTGTGTCCAGATCCACTTGCCGGTGACGACGTTGGATCCGGGTGGACGGGGCACCAGATCCCATGTCTGGTTGACGAGGAGAGCCGCGTACTCCTCTTCCATCGTGCGGCGCCAATGAGGGTCCGACAAGGCGTCGCGAACGGAAGAGGGTACAGGAGAGATCTGCGGGTCGTCGGGCATTGTTGTGAGAGCCCGGGGCCACAGGGTACCAGCCGCGTGACGCATCACCATAGGGTGAACATGCCGCGGTTGTCGGTGAAGGAGTTGCGGGTGGTACACCGGCGACGCGACACGGGCAgcctgaggcggcggcggcggtgtaggGGTCGCCGGCGGAGAAGGAGCCACCGGTGGTGTAGGCGTCACCAGTGGAGAGGTGGACCCCGGTGGTGCCGGAGGCAGCGTTGCCGCCGGCACACGGCGCTGGTAGACGTGCACCGGCTAGGCGAAACGCGTAGGAGGTGCGACAGGCGGCGTCCCCGGACCCGCTGCGGACGGAGGGGTAGGGGCAGCTCCGGAGGGTGACGCCTTTGGACCCGGGCAGGGCGCAGGGCCAGGGGCGTCACTGGTGGGCGGCGAGTGGGGGCACGGGCCCGGCGAGGGGCACGGGGAAGCAGTACCTGCAGGAGACAGCGGTAAAAGCGGCTGGACCACCGTGTCAGTGGGAAACAGAGAGAAGGGGTCAGGATCGGGGGTGGgagatggtgtggtggtggtggagaaggggAAGACAGACTCATCAAACACCACGTGGCGAGAGATGAGGACCCGACGGGAGGTGAGGTCAAAGCACCGGTACCCCTTGTGATCCGGGGAGTACCCAAGGAAGACACACAGAGCGGAACGGGGAGCCAGCTTGTGGGGAGCGGTGGCAGTGGTGTTAGGGTAACACGCACACCCGAAGACACGAAGGTGGTCATACCGAGGAGGGGTACCGAAGAGAGCGTGGTGTGGTGTGGGAGCCGGGCAGGCAGCGGAAGGAAGGCGGTTAAGGAGATAGGTGGAGGTGTGCAGACTCTCGGCCCAGAAGCGAGCAGGAAGTGACACCTGGAGCAGAAGGGTGCGCATGGTGTCATTCGTGGTGCGAATCATGCGCTCGGCCTTGCCGTTCTGGGAGGAGGTATACGGGCAAGACATGCGCAACTGGACACCGTGAGAGAGGAAGAAGGCACGGGAGGTGCCGTTATCGAACTCACGGCCATTGTCACACTGGACGGCCTTGATGGTAAGGCTGAACTGAGTAGACACCCAGGCGAAAAAGTGGAGAAGAGTGGTGAAGGTATCTGACTTTGCACGCAAGGGGAAAGTCCACGAGTAATGCGAGAAATCGTCAACCACCACAAGatagtatttatacccagaaatgCTGATGACAGGAGATGTCCATAGGTCGTAGTGTACAAGATCAAACACATGCGTagcatgtgaagaagaagaacaaaaagggagACGAACATGACGGCCCAGCTGGCACGCATGACACAAGTGCTCATCATGAGCCCGAGTACAACCAATGTCGGAACTGCGACTAAGCTGTGTCAGAGCATCACGTCCAGGATGGCCGAGGCGACGGTGCCAAGTGGTGGAAGAAGGAGTGGCGGTGAAGGCAGCTGACAAAGTAGACGGTGACGAAGAGGAAGCAGACGTCGGAAGCCGAAGGGTGTAAAGGGGTCCCGTGCTGTCACATCGGAGAAGAG includes these proteins:
- the LOC136526506 gene encoding uncharacterized mitochondrial protein AtMg00810-like, whose amino-acid sequence is MPDDPQISPVPSSVRDALSDPHWRRTMEEEYAALLVNQTWDLVPRPPGSNVVTGKWIWTHKRRADGTLERYKARWVLRGFTQRPGVDYDETFSPVVKPATVRTVLSLALSRSWPVHQLDVKNAFLHGTLTETVYYSQPAASSPSLLSRVIASLQQEFAMKDLGVLHHFLGVTVEPRPTGLLLHQRQYTLGILERAGMTNCKPCSTPVDTQGKLSEAVGTTVADPTTYQSLAGALQYLTFTRPDITYAVQQICLHMHDPREPHLTALKRLLRYLHGTVDYGLLLQRSSSTELVVYTDADWAGCPDTRRSTSGYAVFLGGNLVSWSSKRQPVVSRSSAEAEYRAVANGMAEASWLR